TGAGTTCCTGCTGGTGGATCTATCAAAGTTTTAAATACATCACACCTGTTCAATCcctctgtttttttctgacGCTCTTTAGCATCCAGCGAGCAGCAGTTTGGGTACTGGACCAATACTACACTGACTTCCCAGTTCATAACCCGGCTTTGCTGAACCTGCCCAAGTCCATCCTCACCAAGAAACTATCTGCGTTCAAAGTCTACAGCCTGGGAGAAGGTAAACCATTTCATCAACAGGAATACATTCATATCTACTCATAACAGATCAGGGAtacattaacattcatgtcagcatttagaataacgaccaatggACACGGTTACATGACGTTtgttaattcagaattaattatattatatggaattaaagtattctgcttcatgttaacatggaaatagtaattgcAAATAGGTTTATTAAGGCGGCCATCTTGTATTACATCATTACAGGAggagcatgcgcagaacaaccGAAATTAATTTTAAGCTGAATCAAACTCATAGGAATTATtctatttgaaattaaaatcagaataaaccagccatttCATTCCCAATTGGCTATTTTCATTCAGAGTTTGGTGTTTACAAGGTGATTTTAATGAGGATTCCatctttattctgaattaaagggaaattaaagatctcatgtaaatgtggtcaatctgagcattaccacaaaaaagaacaaagggtttagtCTGTCTTTGATTAAGTGTAtcctttttgttgccattttgtgtgtttttggagtcactcttttagtcaatgtgtgtttttgaaataatttttggaccattttctggcttttttgtgtatttttgtcatcttgtgtgtttccttagtcactttgtgtattttactctcatttgtgtgtatttttgtagtttttttgtttattttaggaataattttgtgcttttgacCGGGGGCCACAAATGGCCCTTGAGCCGCAGGTTGCCGATGCCTGATCTAGATGTGTACATTATTATACATATGTGTAATGTGTTTAGTGTTGCAGGCAGTACTCTTCTTCTACTCCACGCTACCATCGTAGTCAATCATCCATCTCTGATTGTGTTTAACCTCCCACAGAGAACGGCACCAACAACTCCAGCGGTCAGTCCAGAGCCATGATCGCAGCCGCTGCAAGAAGACGAGACAATTCCCACAATGAGTTCTACTATGAGGAGGCCGAGGTGGAGCGACGCGTACGCAAACGCAAGGCCAGGTAAGAGCGGCTCAAAGTCCAACGACTGCAGGAAATGCTGCGTCTCTTCTTGTTCTTGGGTTAGAAAGAACAAAAccattgttttttagtttttttcaccaaAGCAACagcacaaaatgacgacaaaagacacaaaaatgtcttcaaaaacataaaatagaaatacacagaatgattcaaaacacacaaaacaagaacaagaaagCAGAAAACGAcagctaaaatacacaaaatcacttgcagcgtccccttggtgcccCAGGCGGCTGGGGATGCGGCCATTATCTTTGGGCAAGCTGctcccggtgctgcttctattccgggtccttctggcctggggtctggtccctcttggctctgggcccgccgaCGGGTGCCCACTAGCTGCTTGTCTGGCGCTGTCCTAGCCGTCTCCTGGGCTTGGGCCTTAGGTCCTCCGCTGGAACCTTTGGGgcgggggctctctgggccctccctttggggggttgggtgctggGTCGTGGGCATTGgcagggggccttggggttgggggttgtgGCCGGTGGCAAGGTGCACttggtcctcggctccttggggctttcttgggtgtgtgtggggggcgggggctgcctctcggcctgggatctctgGGGCGTCAGGGGGGGCTGCTTTGTTTATgccggcctggctgcatctttgggCTCGGGGCGGCGCTTGGGTTCGCagaagcggttcttgcacaaagACACTGCCTTGGGCCGTGGGATAatactcatactgggcttaaccttagacacgttgatcctaaacacctgctttaggtattaccactcactcctcccctctgtccacggccaccaccatttttcttcagctgggtgctgtgtcaccagaatagctgaactgattacacaatacaataagcacaatatgcacaactacaacatcacatctcactctcactttgaAACAGTTAACTCtaccccaccctttccatttgctaccctgactccctcttccctgttccctgtACAATTACATCTTTGTGGCCCTTCTGTGATAACAAAATGGTCCAATTCTGATTTAGATTTTCTGTATAACAATGTCCTCATATTTGTTTCAGAGTTTACCCAATTCTACGGGGGAGTTTACATAATTCTTTTTCGTTTCTGTTTCATCGTGTTTCCCTGTGCGTGTCAGATCATGATGTTCATTCAGcgcgcccacacacacacacacaataaaaatgtcCACACTTTATGCATTGTTTTAGTTTAAAACCCAATCGTTGCTGTGCTCTGACCTCCCAGACTGGTGGTGGCAGTAGAGGAAGCTTTCACCCACATTAAACGCCACCAGGACGCAGCAGACACGCCCACGTCGTCCCCCAAACACCCCCGAGAGGTAATGGAGCCTCGGGAGGCGGCTCAGGCCATTTTCGCCCCGATGGCGCGGGCCATGCAGAAGTATCTACGGGCCACCAGGCAGCAGTCGTACCACACCATGGAGAGCATCATCAACCACCTGCAGTTCTGTGtcacacacaacatgactcccAAGGTTGGCATTGTTACTCTCTCATTTTCAtactcattattaatctctcaTTCTCATACACATTATTACGCTCTCATTCTCATACACTTTATTACGCTTTCATTCTCATTCTCATTATTATACTCTCATTCCCATACACATTATTACTCTCTCATTCTCATTCTCATTATTATACTCTCATTCTCATACACATTATTACGCTCTCATTCTCATACATTTTATTACGCTCTCATTCTCAAACACTTTATTACGCTCTCATTCTCATACACATTATTACGCTCTCATTCTCATACACATTATTACGCTCTCATTCTCATACACTTTATTACGCTCTCATTCTCAAACACTTTATTACGCTCTCATTCTCATACACATTATTACGCTCTCATTCTCATACACATTATTACGCTCTCAGTCTCATACACATTATTACGCTCTCATTCTCATTATTACGCTCTCATTCTCATACACTTTATTACGCTCTCGTTCTCTTACACTATTACGCTCTCGTTCTCATACACATTATTACGCTCTCATTCTCATACAAATTATTATGCTCTCATTCTCATACACTATTACGCTCTCATTCTCATACACATTATTACGCTCTCATTCTCATACACATTATTACGCTCTCATTCTCATACACATTATTACGCTCTCATTCTCATACACATTATTACGCTCTCGTTCTCATACACATTATTACGCTCTCATTCTCATACACATTATTACACTCAttctcatacacacacattattagtCACTGACTTGGTTACTAGAGGTGTTccaatctgatattgatattgaatattggtccgatatcagccagaaaatgaatattggattttatctactgcatctaaaatcactgatataTGCTCTCCAATAAAATGTTCTGCTCcaacacttctatccataggtgactctggttcacactccaacaaagtaacctactattgctgactattgttctctgtttgagtgacatcacttgatcaagccttttttttaatatttcacactacaaaataagtaatgaaagtatgtatgattccagctgatatcgtatcgaatcaatatcggtactggccgatacgcaaggctgcaatattggtatcacatcggaagtgaaaaagttgtattgggacatctctATTGGTTACTAGTTTTTTTACTAGTTCTTTCTTAGTtacttttttaatcaacaaCTTGGTTACTCTCTTATATATCGATAgaaaacaatacgatatacattgcgatatatgTCACATTTACAAGTACAAGATGTTATAAAAATtcaatttattaaattttttttttaaacttgtgagaacaagtaaatggtgactaactgtaattcaagtactaattccaaaaacaagtggtatgtttattgCGATATTGCGTGGtaaaatatcacgatatattgccaaatagattttttcttacacccttactatTTACTGAAAACGCCCCTTATGTTTAAATGTCTTTGTTGATTATTTGAACCAATCGtcattttttgttaataaagCTTAAagattttcaaagtaaaatgatgataaatggtGTGAAACTGTGCTGCGCAGGCCTTCCTGGAGCGTTACCTGGTGCTCGGCCCCACCCTGCAGTACGTGGACAGTGGCAGTGGGCGCCAGTGGACGCTGCTGAGCGAGGAGGCGGTCACGGCGCCGCTCCGCCGCGGTCAGGTGTTCTCCCTGAAACGCCCCGACTTCTCGCTGGTCGTCACGGTAACGTCTCTGCCCCTCCTGCGCCTCAGCGAGGAGTTTGTCGACCCCAAGAGCCACAAGTTCGTCATGAAGCTTCAGTCAGAGACGTCGGTGTAGGAGGATAAAGACGCGGTCGAATGTCACAAGATTACTGAAGAAACTGTACTTGAAACATATGATAAATGCACCAAACTGAAtcgaaatacttttttttagttcttgttttttgttgtaactttaatgtttttataacGTTAACTTCTCTTTGTTTCATTAACGCGTCTCTTATTCTGTACCGAAACTAAGCTTGTAATACCTGTGAcgcctttaaaatgtatattttatggatttactttgtgtgttttttcaacaaCGAAAttgtctttaataaataatgaagTTGTTTACAGCTCTGTCattttgatgcttttttttaaggtttccCCTGCAAATAAAGAGTCGACACTCGCAGTGAGGCagcaaaaaaaatctacaaaagtaCCCGCAAGACCAGAAATgggcaaaatgactccaaaaacacacaaaacagcaaaaactacacaaaattaatttaaaataaaaagtaatgtaaaattgcacaaaaggacaacagaaatacacaaaatgacaacatccgaaacgacaacagaattacacagaatgacaaataaaaatatacaaagccacaacaaaaagacactcaaaacaactccaaaTAGACACAAATTGACcaaagaaaatgtacataatggCTCCAATAACAAAGAAAttggagaaaaatgtacaaaattatagCTTCTGCGCAGCAATGGTTGGGGCCAGGCAATTCTAAACAAAAACGTAAATGTTGCATGAGCTAAGACTTGAGCTGTTATCTCGCTGAGCTAATTAGCACATGATGACGAagccagtcacctgtgtgcgagacagcagctgttagcgtttaaaggcagatttcaaaagGTCAGCATAATTACacttaatacaaaaatacaaatattgcagatagagaaaaaagttccaccctgataagaggaaaaggaggggTCAGATGCTCTCAACAGTAGAATTGATGAAGATGTAGATGTATTGAGGAAGGCTGGCGCCACTGATATCTgtcttgatagtgtgtgtgcgtcggttggtgtgtgtgtgtgatgtgaaagtgtgtgtgtgtgtgtctatctgcatgtgagtttgagtttagCCTTGAAGGTTCAGGGTGGTGTCTTATCTGTGTGCCTCAGCttacatgactcagctgttcaaaagtgcaaagagtaatgcagtcatcgtgtattaaaacatgacaaattgtacacatgaacacacatttgatgatatgatgattaatgTAATAATTCCCATAACAGCCCCAGAGGGTTAACTATGATTATGCCAGCCATTTGAATTCTgctgctgtcttgcacacaggtgactggctTAGTTCATTAGTGACTTTTCCATCATGTGCTAATTAGCTCAGTGAGATAGTAGCTCAAGCCTTAACTCatgcaacatttacatttttgtgtagATTTGCCTGGCCCCAACCATTGCTGCGCAGAAgctatagttgtgtatatttttctctcattttgtgttattagttggttgttttgtgtgtatttggagttgttttgtgtgtattttgttgtggctttgtatatttttttttttgtcattctgtgtatttctgttgtttttttgtgttctggagtcattttttgctcttttttttttttttttttaaatgtatatttgtagtattgtgtgtttttgaagtaaaacaaatatgtatTTCTATTGTTCTTTTGTGCATGGGTCATTTGTTGAATTGACGCCAATTGTTAGCATGAGAGCTGAAATTGAAAAGGTTTCAGTAtcagggggtgggggggaggggctACAGTTTGGTGACATCTGTAGCGGTTGATTTGTGGTGAATCTTTAAAACGTTGAACTTTAGAGACTTCCTGTGACGctcaaaagaagaaagaagaaacagGAGTAAAACACACTCTTTATTGTGCACTGTGTCCGCCATTATTCTAGAGGAGATCATTATCATGATCATGATCATCAAATTGGAGAACTACATATGATACTAGGGGAAGCGGTGCTGCTGCCTCGTGTTAACCCTTCGTTTATGCGTCTGCGGAAGAAGGAAGTGATGCACCATTTGGTTTTGTCCTGGAGCACAGCCGCCATGATGTGTTTTCTACtggttctctctctctttccagGTACGTGTTAAACATCATGAGCTCATTGTGATTTGTACattactttatattatattaaattatattacaGTAGAGGGGGAAATATTCACTGCTGGagtatcatttaaaatgtttgacgacacacatactgtaaacCACGCATCCTCTGaattgtgaataaataatgtaaaatcacaacaacacctttaaaacatctGTAAGGACCCCTACAGATGTTCACCTTCACATCTGGAGCTCAAAGTTAAATGATAATCTACTTtctactgaataaaaaaataactgtgtTATCTATAATCTATATTTAACTATATATGTCATATATACAGTGTTTGAGTCAGTATTTTCTTAGTTaaataactgactttgtaaCTGAGTTACCCAATTACTTACTTTATGAATTACTTCCCTTTGTTACAGATTATGTACTTTCTTACTTGACTCTGGTTAAAGTCTGACTGATTCAGAGTCTTTTATCTTCTTAGGGGTTTTCGTCCAATCCCTGGAGCAGGTCAGTGGTTACCAAGGCGACAACGTCACTCTACACTTGGGGGCGGAGCCTTCGTGGACCCTTGAGCACATCGAATGGTATATTTTCACCAACAACACGTGGATCGCCACGTACCGCAATAAAATCCCCAACACTGGGTGGCGGCCCCAGTATAGAGGGAGACTCagcctggacacacacacaggtggacacacacacacagttctagTGTCTGTGTGTTCATGTACTGAATGAACCTGACTCTCCCTGTAGGTGACCTGACGATCCACAACCTGAGGTCCGAGGATGCTTTGGAGTACACCGCCTACGTGCTCAACACTCTGCGTGAGGACGTGGTCAGAAAGATCAAAGTCACAGTCAAACGTAGGCGCACACAGCATTCTATCACTTATGAAAATATGactaaaacatatatatatgtatattatgtataaCAATCATTTAATGATAACATTTcatctcataattattacttttataTCTCCATAATTCTAAATTCTTGGCCAtagttggtaaaaaaaattcccaaaagtCATCCATGAACATTttagagttttattatttctattattattattaaggatGCACTGATGGCGATACTTGTATCAGGTATTGGACCGATACCCACGTAATGTACTAATCATTAAAGTTCACCGATACCAAGAACGATACCTATAGCATGCAATCGCTTTAAATGGTGGCCTgtcatttctgttgtattttttggaATTGACTGACTATTACTGTATGTACTTTCTTAGTTACCTATTATTAGTTAAAGATTGTGCACTTTATTAGTTACTTTTTGGTTACAAATTGTGTACTTTATTACTTACTTTTGTACTTTCTACAGCTTTGGTCGTATTTTATCTGATaactctgactttttttttttaatctccttgATAAGACTTAGAAATGGCAAAACTTAGTCtccatatatttgtttttgaatgTAAGAAGAAAAGGTAAAacttttttagaaaaatgaatATAAGAGTGAAGTTTAGCTAACCTGAAACACCTACGTTAGTACAGTGATAAAGTGTGTGTACTTGTTTTTCCCTGCAGAGCCTCCACTGACTCCCAGCATACAGACAGTCACTAACATGTCTGTAAGTGGACGCTGTCTGTTGGTGATGCTCTGCTCGTCTCTGGATGAGGACGTTGAGCTGTCCTGGGACAGTGAACCCCCCGCTCAGGGCTTTTATAGGGGCAACCACGGTGGTCCCGGTGTGTCCGTCTTTCTGCTGATGTTCATCAACAGCACGTACGACTCAGCCAGAGTCAACTGCTCCTCCAGCACAACCACGGACAACATCAGGAAGAGCAGCTCGCAGGTTATCAGGCCCACATGTGCCGGTAAAAATATCCTTTTCATATCTAATCAGCCAACAACTCATAACCTTTGATGTACAGGACAACGCAATGATAGTACCGCCCTAAAATGATTTAGGAACTGTCTGACAAATACAGAACAATTTGTGCATCTTAATGGGTGTTCATCTGAGAACAGTGGGTCTCATTCTCAATCtttcagcctgcgacccccaaaataaaggtcccactgtagctgaaggtggttgaatatagacatgaacattgaagaagaGCCATgaggagacaggaccatctaagGGGGAATacaggggagagatttttagggtccatccataaagtcaacaaaatgatgatccattgttctatgaatctgagATAaccacgtttatttatttagacaaaTAATACCCACTGTTTATTATA
This window of the Gouania willdenowi chromosome 18, fGouWil2.1, whole genome shotgun sequence genome carries:
- the LOC114480046 gene encoding uncharacterized protein LOC114480046 encodes the protein MILGEAVLLPRVNPSFMRLRKKEVMHHLVLSWSTAAMMCFLLVLSLFPGVFVQSLEQVSGYQGDNVTLHLGAEPSWTLEHIEWYIFTNNTWIATYRNKIPNTGWRPQYRGRLSLDTHTGDLTIHNLRSEDALEYTAYVLNTLREDVVRKIKVTVKQPPLTPSIQTVTNMSVSGRCLLVMLCSSLDEDVELSWDSEPPAQGFYRGNHGGPGVSVFLLMFINSTYDSARVNCSSSTTTDNIRKSSSQVIRPTCAGEQQPPIITPTFRDRSLLFFFLGVLVVGVIVVLILLCYRGRWTHKLCSKSRRETPTL